TGATTACTCGACTAGTCAGGGGTTTCTTCTGCTCAGGGTCATAAGAAGTAGACAACCCAAAATccgtaatttttaaaatgccTTCACTGTCAATAAGCAGATTAGAACCTTTGATATCACGATGCAAAACACCTTGTTTGTGGCAATGCTCTAACCCTGATAGTAACTGCTTCATATAGCATTTCACCTGCCAGAGGGAAGATACATCCAAATAAATGGATcatccaaatttaaaatcttcagcCACGTAAACCTCATCATAAAACACAGACAACGACAGGTGCATCATGCCACAATCCATAGTCGGCCTTGCATTAGAATTCCTATCTTCCTTTCTAAACTCAATTCTGTCTTTAAGTCATGTAGCTTTGCATAAATAAATGCAAATCACATGGTTACTAAATGAGAAATTATTAGATTGAAGGGTATAAACCTCTTGTTGGCAGAGAAGGCTGGCTATACCCCTCAATTGCTGCTTTACAGCCACGAGCACGAAAGTGACTGGATTTCTTCTTTGAATGGCCAACAAGTTTGGGGTTAACCTATTGATTTTGCAATTCACAAATGACTCTTTTCTTCATTGTCAGATGCTTCACAGACATCTCTTCTTCTATATCATTTTTAACTTCTGGCTTCCTAGAATTTACTCCAACATTCCTGTTATCAACTGCATCCTGAAAATGTTCAAAATAGATGTGAAGCAtcaaacaaagaagaaaagagctACCATGAAATGCAAAAATCGAAATCCAAGATAAGCTTAACAAAAATTGTAGCTCAGAATTGTTGCAAACTTTGTACCAAAGAAAGAACAAATGGTACTCAGAAAATGCATTGAATTTTATCATAAAAGCAGCTTAATAAACTCACAGCTTAATAAACATACTTCCGAACATCATCCTCCTTAGACAGGTTGAACAACTTCCTGATTTTTGATGCTCTCTTCGGACCCCTCATCCTTGGTTTCTCAGTGTCAGTCAGTCCAGGAAGATCATTTTCACCCTTTTTCACAATAACCAAGTTCAAAACTGAAAGATCTTGACTAACAATGCATCCACGAACTGACTTCCTCCTACGCTCTCCATTTCTCCTACCATACCCACGGAAGCAGGGAGTACCTACTTAAAGAATTAGAAAAGAAGACatttaattaaccaaaaaaaagtttCTACACAAATAAGAacaaggaaaaatatttcagaGTCCACAGAGAGAagaaaatataggaaaaatattttgaactgAATATAAATAGATTTCAATCCTATTAGAGGTGTTACTTTTTTCTGTTGCCCTGGGCAATTTAAAACCCaagctttatttttctttgcattttaGCTTCTGTTATGAAAGggagaaaaagaaacagaagaaaaataaagaaattaaaggaaaaaatttaaaggaaagggaagttaaaaagaaaataaaacaagaattaaatttttaaagatcaGTAACCAAAACGTATATATTCGGCTCTTATATACCTACAACTCATTCAATTATATTCaacttataaaacttatatgtaaatactaatttttataaagtttatttgctaatagacttacctcggacggtGATAATCGGAATAAGGTGATTAATCGACGATTTTGGTTTTTCCTCGATCCGGCTCtgatttcttttgttcttgatctacatatattcaaaataaactagtttaaatattattccattcaatttagtccaaaaacacataaatgggcaaatttattctattcaatttgttcgatcggtaagggttagttattggacgttccataactaatttacacaaggaagagttggtgtccgaggcgtccttggtagctataactagcttattggaaaagaggagttcatctaatttcaaggatcggttcaaagacgaggaaaactcatgcctaaagctgagcttattctaattaatttttcttcatatttatttaactgcttttattattctgttttcaactttttcttttcacgcattttatttatttatttcaggtattcaaattttatccctCCGAACTTCTTGGGCACGGCAACTGCctcgacataaatctggtcaaaaGAGGAACAATTTgcagtaaacccagtctctgagggatcgaccctactccctatactgcttaaatCGCAAATTAGGCGTAgatttatattggtggatttgACACCCATCagttttggcgccgttgccggggactggcaACACTTACAATTGTT
This genomic stretch from Gossypium raimondii isolate GPD5lz chromosome 6, ASM2569854v1, whole genome shotgun sequence harbors:
- the LOC105795911 gene encoding 40S ribosomal protein S6-like, whose protein sequence is MHQVSSQEREIKNKRNQSRIEEKPKSSINHLIPIITVRGTPCFRGYGRRNGERRRKSVRGCIVSQDLSVLNLVIVKKGENDLPGLTDTEKPRMRGPKRASKIRKLFNLSKEDDVRKYDAVDNRNVGVNSRKPEVKNDIEEEMSVKHLTMKKRVICELQNQ